From the genome of Thermococcus chitonophagus, one region includes:
- a CDS encoding HEPN domain-containing protein has product MFDREEFERWIRQAEYTLRSARADAESGFYSWACFKAQQAAEFAVKGLLLGLGIPAYGHSTAKLLSILISQGIEVPQEILRIARVLDRLYIPARYPDAHVEGAPYEFYDKRDAEEAINLAETILKFVMEVAKWKTE; this is encoded by the coding sequence ATGTTTGACAGGGAGGAATTTGAAAGATGGATCAGGCAGGCCGAATATACACTTAGGAGTGCTCGAGCTGATGCTGAGAGCGGATTCTATTCATGGGCATGCTTTAAGGCTCAGCAAGCAGCAGAATTCGCTGTTAAAGGGCTGTTGCTTGGTCTAGGGATTCCTGCCTATGGCCACTCCACTGCTAAACTCCTTTCCATTCTCATATCTCAGGGTATTGAAGTTCCTCAGGAGATCCTTAGAATCGCTAGGGTTCTTGATAGGCTCTACATTCCAGCGAGATATCCAGATGCTCATGTTGAGGGCGCCCCATATGAATTCTACGATAAAAGAGATGCTGAAGAAGCAATAAATCTTGCTGAGACAATATTAAAATTCGTCATGGAGGTCGCTAAATGGAAGACAGAATAA
- a CDS encoding nucleotidyltransferase domain-containing protein codes for MEDRIMNDIREYIETLKKHGINVLLAVVFGSFAKGTYGLGSDVDLFIVARNLPEDFDERLKLLYLLNETETVIDPKAYTLEEVEKMFAKGHLLLLELSEHGKVIYVGDNEYLEKFFRKLRALKGRYRRINNAWIKVV; via the coding sequence ATGGAAGACAGAATAATGAATGACATAAGGGAGTACATTGAAACACTTAAAAAACACGGGATTAATGTCTTACTTGCTGTAGTTTTTGGTTCATTTGCCAAGGGAACTTATGGGTTAGGTAGTGATGTTGACCTTTTTATAGTAGCGAGAAATCTTCCTGAGGACTTCGATGAGAGATTAAAACTACTGTACCTCCTAAATGAGACCGAGACGGTAATAGATCCAAAAGCTTATACGCTGGAGGAAGTCGAGAAAATGTTTGCAAAGGGTCATTTACTCCTCCTCGAACTTTCTGAGCATGGGAAGGTAATATATGTGGGAGATAATGAATATCTGGAGAAATTTTTTAGGAAGCTTAGAGCTCTAAAAGGGAGATACAGGCGGATAAATAATGCTTGGATCAAGGTGGTTTGA
- a CDS encoding segregation and condensation protein A gives MESRFEPEVTPVDILLQLVRMGKVDPWNIDIVDLTEKYIKMLRQMQELDLRISARAILAAAILVRMKSEALLREDEKKEGEKEEEKIRVEVDPLVPPLRRVERYYTLDDLIEALMDALEEAERRKPRKKKKVEIEEEIFVVDDFRVDIEKHVNRLYQIVKELYRETGKPIRFWDLVFDVDPKIIARTFLYLLFLENMGKVEMVQEEPFGEILVVPLES, from the coding sequence ATGGAGTCCAGATTTGAGCCCGAAGTAACTCCCGTCGACATTCTCTTACAGCTCGTGAGAATGGGTAAAGTGGATCCATGGAATATTGACATAGTTGATCTAACTGAGAAGTACATAAAGATGCTTAGGCAGATGCAGGAGCTTGACCTCAGAATTTCTGCTAGGGCAATTTTGGCTGCGGCAATTCTCGTCAGAATGAAGAGCGAGGCTTTACTTCGAGAAGACGAGAAAAAAGAGGGGGAAAAGGAGGAAGAAAAAATAAGGGTTGAAGTTGACCCGCTGGTTCCCCCATTGAGGAGGGTTGAACGCTACTACACCCTTGACGATCTGATCGAGGCTTTAATGGATGCCCTTGAGGAGGCAGAGAGGAGGAAGCCCAGGAAAAAGAAGAAGGTAGAGATAGAGGAAGAAATATTCGTTGTTGATGACTTTAGAGTTGACATAGAGAAGCACGTGAACAGGCTTTACCAGATTGTGAAGGAATTATACAGGGAAACAGGGAAGCCGATAAGGTTCTGGGATCTAGTGTTTGATGTTGATCCTAAAATTATAGCTAGAACTTTCCTCTATCTCTTGTTCCTCGAGAACATGGGCAAGGTGGAGATGGTGCAGGAAGAGCCCTTTGGTGAGATACTTGTTGTTCCTCTTGAGTCTTAG
- the pyrG gene encoding glutamine hydrolyzing CTP synthase, translating to MTKFIFVTGGVVSGLGKGITSASIGLLMKARGYTTTNIKIDPYLNYDAGTMNPYQHGEVFVLDDGGEVDLDLGNYERFLDTNLTFDHNITTGKVYSTVIEKERKGEYLGATVQVIPHITDEIKRRIREIAKDYDIVVVEIGGTVGDIESMPFLEAARQMQLEEGRENVAFVHVTYVPKLKVVGEQKTKPTQHSVKELRSLGIQPDAIVARSEDPLEESARKKISLFTNVPEEAVISAYDVEDTYEVPLLLEREGLGKYLTKRLGLEDREPNLKEWEKMVAKYKALQDTVEIAVVGKYVKLTDSYLSIKEALKHASVSNEVKVKIRWVEAEDIEEHGTKLLEGVDGIIVPGGFGARGSEGKIMTIRYARENDIPFLGICFGFQLTVVEFARNVLGMKGAHSTEIDPQTPYPVVDLMPEQRNLDKLGGTMRLGAYPVKIKKGTLAYSLYRKELVYERHRHRWEVNPDYIEAFEKAGLVFSGIAGDDERRMEILELPDKRYFIATQFHPEFKSRPMRPAPVFHGLVKAAKEYKQEK from the coding sequence ATGACGAAGTTCATCTTCGTAACGGGTGGAGTAGTGAGCGGTCTTGGGAAAGGAATTACTAGCGCTTCAATAGGACTTCTAATGAAAGCGAGAGGGTACACAACGACGAACATCAAGATAGATCCCTATCTCAACTATGACGCCGGTACAATGAACCCCTATCAGCATGGGGAAGTTTTTGTTCTTGACGATGGAGGAGAAGTTGACTTAGACTTAGGGAATTATGAGAGGTTTCTTGACACTAATTTAACGTTCGACCACAACATAACAACTGGAAAGGTCTATTCAACGGTCATAGAGAAGGAAAGGAAAGGGGAGTATCTAGGAGCTACGGTTCAAGTTATTCCCCACATAACGGACGAAATTAAGAGGAGAATAAGGGAAATAGCCAAGGATTACGACATTGTTGTAGTTGAAATTGGAGGAACAGTTGGGGATATAGAGAGCATGCCGTTTCTCGAAGCAGCGAGACAGATGCAACTTGAAGAGGGAAGAGAAAACGTTGCATTTGTTCACGTTACGTACGTTCCAAAGCTGAAGGTGGTTGGGGAGCAGAAGACTAAGCCAACTCAGCACAGCGTGAAAGAGCTCAGGAGCCTAGGAATCCAGCCAGACGCAATAGTGGCAAGGAGCGAAGATCCCCTCGAGGAATCTGCAAGGAAGAAGATAAGCCTATTCACGAACGTTCCCGAGGAAGCCGTGATAAGTGCTTACGACGTTGAAGATACTTATGAAGTTCCCCTGCTCCTCGAGAGGGAAGGACTAGGGAAATACTTAACGAAAAGGCTCGGCCTCGAAGATAGGGAGCCCAATTTGAAGGAATGGGAAAAGATGGTAGCTAAGTACAAGGCCCTTCAAGACACCGTTGAAATAGCGGTTGTAGGCAAATACGTAAAGCTTACCGATTCTTACCTGAGCATAAAGGAAGCCCTAAAGCATGCAAGCGTGAGCAATGAGGTTAAGGTAAAGATAAGGTGGGTTGAGGCTGAAGATATAGAGGAGCATGGAACAAAGCTGTTGGAAGGTGTTGATGGAATAATAGTCCCAGGAGGATTTGGGGCGAGGGGCTCAGAGGGCAAGATAATGACCATTAGGTATGCAAGAGAGAACGATATTCCCTTCCTGGGAATATGCTTTGGGTTCCAGCTTACCGTTGTTGAATTCGCAAGGAACGTCCTGGGGATGAAAGGTGCACACTCAACCGAGATAGATCCACAAACGCCCTATCCTGTGGTAGATCTAATGCCCGAACAGAGAAACCTAGATAAGCTTGGAGGAACCATGAGGCTGGGGGCTTATCCTGTGAAGATAAAGAAGGGAACCCTAGCGTACAGCCTGTACAGGAAGGAGCTTGTTTACGAAAGGCACAGGCACCGCTGGGAGGTTAATCCGGACTACATCGAGGCCTTTGAGAAGGCTGGATTAGTGTTCAGCGGAATAGCAGGGGATGATGAGAGGAGGATGGAGATACTCGAGTTGCCGGACAAGAGATACTTCATAGCAACCCAGTTCCACCCAGAGTTTAAGTCGAGACCCATGAGGCCAGCCCCAGTATTTCACGGGTTGGTAAAGGCCGCAAAAGAGTACAAGCAGGAGAAATGA
- a CDS encoding acetate--CoA ligase family protein produces MNEGDIREQLRPFFEPRAVAIIGATNKRGKVGNVIFENFKRNKEKGIFKGNIYPVNPKLDEIEGYKVYHDVSELPDDTDLAVIAIPAPAVPETMKKIAEKGIKAVIIITGGFGELGEEGKRMEREILEIARAHGIRIIGPNCVGVYAPDTGVDTVFLPEEKMDRPQSGPIAFISQSGAFAAAMLDWAAMAGIGIGKMVSYGNKIDVDDADLMEYFAHDDQIKVMTFYIEGVKDGRKFMEVAKKVTKIKPIIALKSGRTEYGAKAASSHTGSLAGQDVIYDAVFKQTGIIRAEDFEHMFDLAKAFAKCKLPKGDRIGIITDGGGAGVMASDAVAKFGLKLAELSEETIKFLRERFPPHAVVGNPTDVVGDTDAERYRLALEAFTKDPNVDAILVIVLFQVPLLDEEEVINIIADYAKKSEKPIVAVAMGGYKTDKYARMLEEKGVPVYPTPERGVRALAGLVRYAKYLRGNEK; encoded by the coding sequence ATGAATGAAGGGGATATTAGGGAGCAGTTAAGACCATTTTTTGAGCCGAGAGCTGTTGCAATAATTGGAGCAACTAACAAGAGGGGAAAGGTCGGAAATGTCATCTTCGAGAACTTTAAGAGGAACAAAGAGAAGGGGATCTTCAAGGGTAATATCTATCCCGTTAATCCAAAACTTGACGAGATTGAGGGTTACAAAGTTTATCATGACGTTTCTGAGTTGCCCGATGATACCGATCTAGCTGTAATTGCAATCCCGGCTCCTGCCGTCCCAGAGACTATGAAGAAGATAGCTGAAAAGGGAATTAAGGCAGTGATTATCATTACTGGGGGATTTGGTGAGCTTGGCGAGGAAGGAAAGAGGATGGAGAGGGAAATACTTGAGATAGCTAGGGCCCATGGAATAAGGATCATCGGGCCTAACTGCGTTGGAGTTTACGCCCCGGATACCGGCGTTGATACAGTATTCCTCCCAGAGGAGAAGATGGATAGACCGCAGAGTGGGCCGATAGCATTCATAAGCCAGAGTGGAGCTTTTGCCGCCGCAATGCTCGACTGGGCCGCAATGGCTGGAATTGGTATTGGTAAGATGGTTAGTTATGGAAACAAGATAGATGTTGATGACGCTGATTTGATGGAGTATTTCGCCCACGATGATCAGATCAAGGTAATGACGTTCTACATTGAGGGCGTTAAGGATGGAAGGAAGTTCATGGAAGTCGCCAAGAAAGTTACAAAGATAAAGCCGATAATAGCCCTGAAGAGCGGAAGGACTGAGTATGGGGCTAAAGCCGCATCCTCTCATACGGGCTCGCTTGCAGGTCAGGACGTAATTTATGATGCAGTGTTCAAGCAGACTGGAATCATTAGGGCTGAGGACTTTGAGCACATGTTCGACTTAGCTAAGGCCTTCGCAAAGTGCAAGCTTCCCAAGGGCGACAGGATAGGGATAATAACTGATGGTGGTGGGGCTGGAGTCATGGCGAGTGATGCCGTAGCTAAGTTCGGTCTTAAGCTTGCCGAACTAAGCGAAGAGACTATAAAGTTCCTGAGGGAAAGGTTCCCGCCCCATGCAGTCGTTGGCAATCCAACGGACGTTGTGGGGGATACAGACGCAGAGAGGTACAGGCTTGCCCTTGAAGCTTTCACCAAGGATCCAAACGTTGATGCAATCCTTGTAATTGTTCTATTCCAAGTTCCACTGTTAGATGAAGAGGAAGTCATAAATATTATAGCTGATTACGCAAAGAAGAGTGAGAAGCCGATAGTTGCCGTCGCAATGGGGGGTTATAAGACGGACAAATATGCTAGAATGTTAGAGGAGAAAGGTGTTCCGGTTTATCCGACCCCTGAGAGGGGTGTTAGGGCTTTAGCTGGCTTGGTTAGATATGCCAAATATCTTAGGGGGAATGAGAAATGA
- a CDS encoding acetate--CoA ligase family protein, which yields MKEEAVKVIEEVLKQGRTAMVEYEAKQVLKAYGLPVPEEKLAKTLDEAIKYAKEIGYPVAMKLMSPQILHKSDAKVVMLNIKNEEELKKKWEEIHENAKKYNPNAEILGVLIAPMLKPGREVIIGVTEDPQFGHAIMFGLGGIFVEILKDVTFRLVPITEKDARKMITEIKAYPILAGARGEEPADIDAIVDMLLKVSQLVDDLKDYIKEMDLNPVFVYNKGEGAVIVDARIILKAKEEKKPEPEYKEERCA from the coding sequence ATGAAGGAGGAAGCCGTTAAGGTTATTGAAGAGGTGTTGAAGCAGGGCAGGACGGCTATGGTTGAATACGAAGCAAAGCAGGTTTTAAAGGCTTATGGTTTGCCCGTGCCAGAAGAGAAGCTTGCAAAGACCCTTGATGAGGCCATTAAGTACGCGAAGGAAATTGGCTATCCTGTGGCGATGAAACTCATGTCACCCCAGATACTCCACAAGAGCGATGCTAAAGTTGTGATGCTTAACATAAAGAACGAGGAAGAACTCAAGAAGAAATGGGAGGAGATACACGAGAATGCGAAGAAGTACAACCCTAACGCTGAAATCCTTGGTGTTCTAATTGCCCCAATGCTCAAGCCAGGAAGGGAGGTAATCATTGGAGTCACAGAAGATCCTCAGTTTGGCCATGCAATAATGTTCGGTCTCGGTGGAATATTCGTTGAGATTCTGAAAGACGTTACGTTTAGGCTCGTCCCAATTACTGAGAAGGATGCAAGGAAGATGATAACGGAGATAAAAGCCTACCCAATTCTAGCTGGGGCAAGAGGAGAGGAGCCAGCTGACATAGATGCTATAGTGGACATGCTCCTCAAAGTCTCTCAGTTGGTTGATGATCTCAAGGACTACATAAAGGAAATGGATCTAAACCCAGTCTTCGTGTACAATAAGGGAGAAGGGGCAGTAATAGTTGATGCGAGGATAATCCTGAAGGCCAAGGAAGAGAAGAAGCCTGAGCCTGAGTATAAGGAGGAGAGGTGTGCTTAA
- a CDS encoding 7-cyano-7-deazaguanine synthase: MKVVALLSSGIDSPVAIHLMASKGVEVYPLHFRQDEIKEDKVRRLVKKLREIHGDLVKEPLIVDAFEVQAPVFEKLKEIGKAKWTCVFCKYTMYIVATEYAKKIGADAIITGDSLGQVASQTLDNLMVISTATDMPVLRPLIALDKEEIVRIAKEIGTFEISIEEEPSCPFVPKFPVVRAGLGQFKKILEEVKDKLPRDVL, translated from the coding sequence ATGAAGGTCGTTGCACTATTAAGCTCAGGGATAGATTCACCTGTTGCGATCCACCTAATGGCGAGCAAGGGTGTTGAAGTTTATCCTCTCCACTTTAGGCAGGATGAGATAAAGGAGGACAAAGTGAGAAGGCTTGTAAAGAAATTGAGAGAGATACACGGAGATCTCGTAAAAGAGCCCCTAATAGTGGACGCCTTCGAAGTTCAGGCTCCAGTTTTTGAAAAGCTAAAAGAGATTGGAAAGGCAAAATGGACGTGCGTATTCTGCAAGTACACTATGTACATAGTAGCAACTGAGTACGCAAAGAAAATTGGGGCAGATGCCATTATAACAGGGGACTCTCTCGGACAAGTTGCATCCCAAACTCTTGACAATCTAATGGTTATAAGCACCGCAACCGATATGCCAGTCCTCAGACCCCTTATAGCATTGGATAAGGAGGAAATAGTTAGGATTGCAAAGGAGATAGGGACATTTGAGATTAGCATAGAAGAGGAACCCTCTTGCCCCTTCGTTCCGAAGTTTCCAGTAGTTAGGGCAGGTCTTGGACAGTTTAAGAAGATACTTGAAGAGGTAAAAGATAAGCTCCCCAGGGATGTCCTATGA
- a CDS encoding DUF998 domain-containing protein, translating into MDTRKALPLVVLIYFTIGLAFVVNQNPWFSFTENALSDMGSLKNPKGWIFNLYIIGLGTLGLITAKALKRDVLKIAMLALILVGVFPEEKPLHTPSAVLTYLLSFLDMVLYGGMWRIIGPGTFILMIALIKIGIGLAIPEVIGAMAIITYMIYLGWRE; encoded by the coding sequence ATGGATACCCGAAAGGCGCTGCCCCTAGTGGTTCTTATATACTTCACAATTGGACTAGCGTTTGTAGTCAACCAAAATCCGTGGTTCTCTTTTACAGAAAATGCACTAAGTGACATGGGATCCCTCAAAAATCCAAAGGGCTGGATATTTAACCTGTACATAATAGGCCTTGGAACTTTGGGGTTAATAACGGCCAAAGCCCTAAAAAGAGATGTGCTTAAAATAGCGATGCTTGCTCTTATCCTTGTAGGAGTGTTTCCGGAGGAAAAACCATTACACACTCCATCAGCCGTTCTAACTTACCTACTATCTTTCTTAGACATGGTGCTTTACGGAGGGATGTGGAGAATTATCGGCCCAGGAACTTTTATCTTAATGATAGCCCTTATAAAGATAGGGATTGGATTAGCGATCCCAGAAGTTATTGGGGCGATGGCAATCATCACTTACATGATATACCTGGGGTGGAGAGAATGA